From Weissella confusa, a single genomic window includes:
- the gndA gene encoding NADP-dependent phosphogluconate dehydrogenase, whose amino-acid sequence MATADFGVVGLAVMGRNLALNVESRGYTVAVYNRSSARTEDLVQTHSDKKFVPGYTVEEFVKSIKAPRRILLMVKAGAGTDAVIEELLPFLEKGDILIDGGNTFFEDTMRRSEKLAESGINFIGMGVSGGELGALQGPSMMPGGQREAYDLVEPILKEIAAKAPEDGKPTVAYIGPNGAGHYVKMVHNGIEYGDMQLIAESYDLLKRLLKLDKDALAGTFAEWNKGELDSYLIEITADILTRDDDLGSGKPIVDMILDRAGNKGTGKWSSQSALEVGAPQSLITESVYARYISAMKEDRVAASKVLAGPEFNFEGDVDATVEDIREALYFGKIMSYAQGFDQLRMASDHYDWDLQYGELAQLWRAGAIIRARFLQRITDAYNNEAGLHNLLLDPYFKDIAEKYQAAARHVIALATAAGVPVPSLSAAVAYFDSYRSEVLPANLIQAQRDYFGAHTYERTDKPAGEMYHYSWYEEA is encoded by the coding sequence ATGGCAACTGCAGATTTTGGTGTTGTTGGTTTGGCCGTAATGGGTCGTAACTTGGCCTTGAACGTGGAATCACGTGGCTACACGGTTGCGGTATACAACCGTTCAAGCGCTCGTACTGAAGATTTGGTACAAACGCACTCAGATAAGAAGTTTGTACCTGGTTACACTGTCGAGGAATTCGTGAAGTCAATTAAGGCCCCACGTCGTATTTTGTTGATGGTCAAGGCCGGTGCAGGAACTGACGCTGTTATTGAAGAATTGCTACCATTCTTGGAGAAGGGTGACATTTTGATTGACGGTGGAAACACGTTCTTTGAGGACACGATGCGCCGTTCAGAGAAGCTTGCTGAATCAGGCATCAACTTCATCGGAATGGGTGTATCAGGTGGTGAGTTGGGAGCCTTGCAAGGCCCTTCAATGATGCCTGGTGGACAACGCGAAGCTTATGATTTGGTTGAGCCAATCTTGAAGGAAATTGCTGCTAAGGCACCTGAAGATGGTAAGCCAACGGTTGCCTACATCGGACCTAATGGTGCTGGTCACTACGTAAAGATGGTGCACAACGGTATCGAGTACGGTGATATGCAATTGATCGCTGAGTCATACGACTTGTTGAAGCGCTTGTTGAAGTTGGACAAGGATGCTTTGGCAGGAACGTTTGCTGAGTGGAACAAGGGTGAGTTGGACTCATACTTGATCGAAATCACGGCTGATATTTTGACGCGTGATGACGATTTGGGTTCAGGTAAGCCAATAGTAGATATGATTTTGGATCGTGCCGGAAACAAGGGAACTGGAAAGTGGTCATCACAATCAGCTCTTGAAGTTGGTGCTCCACAATCATTGATTACGGAATCAGTTTACGCACGTTATATTTCAGCAATGAAGGAAGATCGTGTAGCTGCTTCTAAGGTTTTGGCTGGTCCAGAATTCAACTTCGAAGGTGATGTCGACGCAACTGTTGAAGACATCCGCGAGGCTTTGTACTTCGGTAAGATCATGTCATACGCACAAGGTTTCGACCAATTGCGTATGGCTTCAGATCACTACGATTGGGACTTGCAATACGGTGAGTTGGCACAATTGTGGCGTGCTGGTGCGATTATTCGTGCCCGCTTCTTGCAACGTATTACGGATGCTTACAACAACGAAGCAGGTTTGCACAACTTGTTGTTGGATCCATACTTCAAGGATATCGCTGAGAAGTACCAAGCAGCTGCTCGTCACGTAATCGCTTTGGCAACGGCTGCTGGTGTACCAGTGCCATCATTGTCAGCTGCGGTTGCATACTTCGATTCATACCGTTCAGAAGTTTTGCCTGCAAACTTGATTCAAGCACAACGTGACTACTTCGGTGCTCACACTTACGAGCGTACGGACAAGCCAGCTGGTGAAATGTACCACTACTCATGGTACGAAGAAGCTTAA
- a CDS encoding magnesium transporter CorA family protein — protein MITQKTTFPDFVWFQVHDMTPEEREWLTKDQLIPNELLSYAVDPYESARMEYDEEADLTLMIFDVVTPTSPRATTEPVGMLFSNDQQRLYTFTREETDYVDSYLSGTEVSRRPLPDQATPLDVILNGTELLSSKFMSAILEINRRRTPIQSEIRKTKQTQKTIDQLMDLQTDLIYLLNSLHTDRDLLRSYKARHNIQLTDHQSERIDDVTVELQQAIDTGALSQLVTNRVSDAFVNLANSNLNWTMKLLTVSSIVLTVPNIVSGFFGQNVDLPFMHTHMGWIVTLIITFILMIITTIVLWRSGFFRK, from the coding sequence ATGATTACACAAAAAACAACTTTCCCAGATTTCGTCTGGTTCCAAGTACATGATATGACCCCTGAGGAACGAGAATGGCTGACCAAAGACCAACTCATCCCCAATGAACTCCTAAGCTATGCCGTCGACCCCTACGAAAGTGCCCGTATGGAATACGACGAAGAAGCCGATTTAACGTTGATGATATTCGACGTCGTCACACCAACATCACCTCGTGCCACGACTGAACCCGTCGGCATGCTCTTTAGTAATGACCAACAACGTCTCTACACCTTCACTCGTGAGGAAACGGATTACGTGGACAGCTACTTGAGCGGAACTGAAGTTAGTCGTCGCCCCTTGCCTGACCAGGCCACGCCGCTTGATGTCATTTTGAATGGTACGGAGCTACTTTCTTCAAAGTTTATGTCGGCAATTCTTGAAATCAATCGCCGTCGCACACCAATTCAAAGTGAAATTCGCAAGACGAAGCAAACGCAAAAGACAATTGATCAATTGATGGATTTACAGACGGATTTGATTTACCTATTGAATTCTTTGCACACTGACCGCGACTTGCTACGCAGCTACAAGGCGCGCCACAACATCCAACTAACTGATCACCAATCAGAACGTATTGATGACGTTACGGTCGAGTTGCAACAAGCCATCGACACCGGTGCGTTGTCACAATTGGTTACCAACCGTGTTTCAGATGCCTTTGTTAACCTTGCCAATTCAAACTTGAACTGGACGATGAAACTTTTGACAGTGTCATCAATCGTCCTAACGGTGCCTAATATTGTGTCGGGGTTCTTCGGTCAAAACGTTGACCTTCCCTTTATGCACACCCACATGGGCTGGATTGTGACACTTATCATCACTTTCATTCTGATGATTATCACAACGATTGTCCTTTGGCGTTCGGGATTTTTCCGCAAATAG
- the pepV gene encoding dipeptidase PepV, with product MEWADRTKPYEADLIQDLNQIVKIPSILDPNTQTELTPFGNDMVRALAKMEELAARDGFRYGRVDNMVTWIEYGPADADETVAILTHIDIVPAGDGWLRDPFKPEILDGLYFGRGAADMKADLMSAYYAMKYLADHEIKLTRKIRLIIGTDEENGWRDLPRYFEQEGEPTMGFSPDGAFPVVNGEKAFQTVQLRFPSVSTGDYILRRFIAGTRPNVVPGDARARVVVPDPDGMVHDFEQYLAQYPFLSGKTEIKGQELRLLLNGVQAHGAYPQDGENAGTYLAHFLNRYAFADDAKTFLQFVGETVHDDIGADNLGLRYHDETMGDLTLNVGVMRFSLNGQGTILLNFRYPQGVNVQAVMTQVQRHLGDFKATVEVWPGGMEPHLVPETDELVGILSMVYAKQTGMFMNPRTSNGGSYARLLKRGVAFGGQFPDVPVTSHQANESTPVANLTRSMAIFAEALLKLAQ from the coding sequence ATGGAATGGGCTGACCGAACAAAGCCTTATGAGGCCGATTTGATTCAGGACCTGAATCAGATTGTTAAAATACCATCGATTCTAGATCCAAATACGCAAACAGAGTTAACACCATTCGGAAACGATATGGTGCGTGCGTTAGCGAAGATGGAAGAATTGGCCGCGCGTGACGGCTTCCGTTATGGTCGTGTCGACAACATGGTAACGTGGATTGAATACGGTCCAGCTGATGCCGATGAGACCGTGGCGATTTTGACGCACATCGATATTGTGCCCGCCGGTGACGGGTGGTTGCGTGACCCGTTCAAGCCTGAAATATTGGATGGCTTATACTTTGGTCGCGGGGCCGCGGACATGAAAGCTGACTTGATGAGTGCGTATTATGCCATGAAGTATTTGGCTGACCATGAGATTAAATTAACCCGCAAGATTCGCTTGATTATTGGAACCGACGAAGAGAATGGTTGGCGTGATTTGCCACGCTATTTCGAACAGGAAGGTGAACCAACGATGGGCTTTTCACCAGACGGGGCATTTCCGGTTGTGAACGGTGAGAAGGCTTTCCAAACGGTGCAACTGCGTTTCCCAAGTGTGTCGACTGGCGACTATATTTTGCGCCGTTTTATTGCTGGAACGCGTCCGAATGTTGTGCCAGGGGATGCACGCGCGCGTGTGGTCGTACCTGATCCAGATGGCATGGTGCATGATTTTGAACAGTATCTAGCACAATACCCATTCTTAAGTGGTAAGACTGAAATTAAGGGACAAGAATTACGTCTCTTGTTGAACGGGGTTCAGGCCCATGGTGCCTATCCACAGGATGGCGAGAATGCCGGCACATATTTGGCCCATTTCCTAAACCGGTATGCGTTTGCGGATGATGCGAAGACATTTTTGCAATTTGTTGGTGAGACAGTGCATGACGATATCGGGGCTGACAATCTAGGCTTGCGTTATCACGACGAAACGATGGGAGACCTGACGTTGAATGTTGGTGTCATGCGTTTTAGTTTGAACGGACAGGGAACGATTTTGCTGAACTTCCGTTATCCGCAAGGGGTTAATGTGCAAGCGGTGATGACCCAAGTCCAACGACACCTTGGCGACTTTAAGGCGACGGTTGAAGTATGGCCGGGTGGTATGGAACCGCATTTGGTGCCGGAAACCGATGAACTGGTTGGTATCCTATCAATGGTTTATGCGAAGCAGACGGGGATGTTTATGAATCCGCGCACATCAAACGGTGGGTCGTATGCCCGTTTGTTGAAGCGTGGTGTCGCCTTTGGGGGTCAGTTCCCAGATGTGCCGGTCACAAGTCACCAAGCAAATGAATCGACACCAGTCGCTAACTTAACACGTTCAATGGCAATCTTTGCGGAAGCGTTGTTGAAGTTGGCACAATAG
- a CDS encoding glycosyltransferase has translation MAKRILMAVENLGMGGMKRAATVVGNAMTEFATVAFYQMADVPSYYELKGRLIPAPHPVMPTNGPDPLHTYQQQMADLADILIEEKIDVVILNAGILTSFIPYLKSRLPELKTIAWMHNNIDTYFNQYYRDMRAEFVTGVKAADTVVALTETDLEGFQTVTDRAVKIWNPLTMPVTGRADLTKHTIAFTGRIAIQHKGIDIMLNLAKKLPDDWRIAIAGEGLPDDMASFERLIKANEVADKIIYRGGLHDEELAEHYRQASIFLATSRWEGLPLVLVEAMSFGLPILSTDNTGAVEILEGGIYGELAAKNADALWYRLEPMLQSYEMRCLLATKSLERAKDFELSAILANWRDIVA, from the coding sequence ATGGCAAAGAGAATTTTGATGGCTGTTGAGAACCTGGGAATGGGTGGCATGAAGCGAGCTGCAACTGTTGTTGGTAACGCCATGACTGAATTCGCCACGGTTGCTTTTTACCAGATGGCTGATGTGCCATCTTACTACGAGTTGAAGGGGCGTTTAATTCCAGCGCCTCATCCGGTCATGCCAACGAATGGCCCTGATCCATTGCACACCTATCAGCAACAAATGGCAGATTTGGCTGATATTTTGATAGAAGAGAAAATTGATGTCGTGATTTTAAATGCAGGTATCTTAACGAGTTTTATTCCATACCTGAAGTCACGACTCCCTGAATTAAAAACGATTGCTTGGATGCATAATAATATCGATACTTACTTTAATCAGTATTACCGTGACATGCGAGCTGAATTTGTGACGGGTGTCAAAGCGGCCGATACAGTGGTTGCATTGACGGAAACTGATTTAGAAGGCTTCCAAACCGTGACTGACCGGGCTGTTAAAATTTGGAATCCGTTGACGATGCCGGTGACAGGACGAGCCGACCTAACCAAGCATACGATTGCGTTCACGGGTCGCATTGCCATTCAGCATAAGGGAATTGATATTATGTTGAATTTGGCTAAGAAATTACCAGATGATTGGCGGATTGCGATTGCTGGTGAGGGCTTACCGGATGACATGGCGTCATTTGAGCGTTTAATTAAAGCAAATGAAGTCGCGGACAAAATTATTTATCGTGGTGGATTACATGATGAAGAACTGGCGGAACACTATCGCCAAGCCTCGATTTTTCTCGCCACATCACGTTGGGAAGGTTTGCCATTGGTATTGGTCGAGGCGATGAGTTTTGGCTTGCCAATCCTGTCGACTGATAATACTGGGGCGGTCGAAATTTTGGAAGGTGGTATTTATGGGGAATTGGCTGCCAAAAACGCTGATGCCCTGTGGTACCGCCTTGAACCGATGTTACAAAGTTATGAAATGCGTTGTTTATTGGCCACAAAGTCATTAGAACGCGCCAAAGATTTCGAATTGTCAGCTATTCTGGCAAATTGGCGAGACATTGTCGCCTAA
- a CDS encoding NADH-dependent flavin oxidoreductase, whose product MSYKFLEPFKLANGVEIKNRVVFPPTTLRSSFATGVVTDDEVNYYKMRAGGPGLVIVEMAYVSMAGKTYVGQIGIDSDEKISGLKKIADVIKNRGSVPVLQLSFGGRIAQTAAVLHDDVVGPSDVPGHQPGMATPRPMTDEEIRQSIADFGEATRRAIAAGFAGVELHGANMYAMQQFFSEHANQRTDEWGGDLNDRMRYGLAVLDAVVAARAEFADDQFIIGYRQSPEEPTTPGIRFTDSLAMAQEIIKRPISYFHISLKDAFQTPFMNKEDKEPLYAKYKAILGDIPLIVAGLLRTPEQVEALVQAGVDGAAIARELIVDPNWVQKVMNNDEKGIRYAISTSDFEMLGIPEPLRFWLLTRFKKGLVVSTDEQFDPQVPWAYYRG is encoded by the coding sequence ATGAGTTATAAATTCCTTGAACCATTCAAGTTGGCGAATGGTGTTGAAATAAAGAATCGCGTTGTATTCCCACCAACGACTTTGCGTTCATCTTTTGCAACGGGTGTTGTGACTGATGATGAGGTGAACTACTACAAGATGCGTGCTGGTGGTCCTGGTTTGGTCATCGTTGAAATGGCATACGTTTCAATGGCTGGTAAGACATACGTTGGTCAAATCGGTATCGATTCTGATGAAAAGATTTCAGGGTTGAAGAAGATTGCAGACGTGATTAAGAATCGTGGCTCGGTGCCGGTTCTACAATTGTCATTTGGTGGTCGTATTGCACAGACGGCAGCGGTATTGCACGATGACGTCGTTGGTCCTTCTGATGTGCCGGGTCACCAACCAGGGATGGCAACACCACGTCCGATGACGGATGAAGAAATTCGTCAAAGCATTGCTGACTTCGGTGAAGCAACTCGCCGTGCCATTGCAGCTGGCTTTGCCGGTGTTGAGCTACACGGTGCCAACATGTATGCGATGCAACAATTCTTCTCAGAGCATGCCAACCAACGAACTGATGAATGGGGTGGTGATTTGAACGACCGCATGCGTTATGGCTTGGCTGTTTTGGACGCCGTCGTCGCGGCACGTGCTGAATTTGCGGATGATCAATTCATTATTGGTTACCGTCAATCACCTGAAGAGCCAACAACGCCGGGTATTCGCTTTACGGATTCATTGGCAATGGCGCAAGAAATTATCAAGCGTCCAATTTCATACTTCCACATCTCATTAAAGGATGCATTCCAAACGCCATTTATGAATAAGGAAGATAAGGAACCACTTTACGCCAAGTACAAGGCAATTTTGGGTGATATTCCGTTGATCGTCGCTGGTTTATTGCGTACGCCGGAGCAAGTTGAAGCACTTGTGCAAGCGGGCGTTGATGGTGCTGCGATTGCACGTGAGCTGATTGTTGACCCAAACTGGGTGCAAAAAGTCATGAATAATGATGAAAAGGGTATTCGCTATGCTATCTCAACGAGTGATTTCGAGATGCTTGGTATCCCTGAGCCACTCCGTTTCTGGTTGTTGACGCGCTTTAAGAAGGGACTGGTTGTCTCAACCGATGAGCAATTCGATCCACAAGTACCGTGGGCATACTACCGAGGTTAA
- a CDS encoding oligosaccharide flippase family protein, translated as MADEKSPQYEESPFRRDITFEELAALLNGATIDDIFEARDEEKITSEATTTPTQSHSVAEVVTRPEGVSTIKVHQVADTFVREDTPKSVASEAIDEAAADVALPASSELPSQFDEPASEIDVAPVASQTSDTTTVSEPSVLPEAFAEEDDTSAETPIMVADELTTVPEIETDLVDDSNAASRMLRGSAWMTIGSLASRVLGALYVIPWVAMIGNVYFNSANSLYAQGYQIYSVALLIATAGLPNVLARLVAEYGVSRHYDAVRRIFRQALQFGGVLGIAAGAILYLLAGVLSQGDPNVVPVIRSLSAALVLIPTLSMLRGYVQGFEFMGLSALSQFVEQLIRVAYMLGMTYWIMVGHHGTWVDATVESTLAAFWGALAGIIVLVFGIWKRRKFFAEKMAMNIPAPDFNPREIMIRMARQSLPVIFAGSAIAIVQVIDQYTFFHIMKAFTSATHNTMQAMFAQFAFNSNKLVMLVVSLAVGMAETALPMLARAKEIGDRENIGNQIQFAFKLLAFVMVPASLGMAAVAHPLYILFYNTNDATNGTLILQFASFTAIALGLYMVVLAIYQGLNELSFTVKVLGLILILKLVLQVPLTIWLQGAGPLMATVLAFAVGLIISVRRLSVLYAIDWAPFNFSLMVILFWGLVMYAVVALLTNTLTLFVPDTKMAQLIVTVVVGLVGAGIYGVAMLKTHVGESVLGQRAATIAHKLHLK; from the coding sequence ATGGCTGATGAAAAATCACCCCAGTATGAAGAGTCACCATTCCGACGTGATATAACGTTTGAAGAATTGGCTGCTCTCCTTAATGGGGCCACTATTGATGATATCTTTGAAGCACGTGATGAAGAAAAGATAACATCAGAAGCGACAACGACACCTACGCAGTCGCACTCAGTGGCAGAAGTGGTAACGCGACCTGAAGGCGTATCGACGATTAAGGTACACCAAGTTGCAGATACATTTGTTCGTGAGGACACGCCTAAGTCGGTCGCAAGCGAGGCAATTGATGAAGCGGCAGCTGACGTGGCATTGCCAGCAAGTTCTGAATTGCCAAGTCAATTCGATGAACCAGCTAGTGAAATTGATGTTGCGCCGGTTGCTAGCCAAACTAGTGACACGACGACGGTATCTGAACCAAGCGTTCTGCCGGAAGCCTTCGCAGAAGAAGACGATACATCAGCAGAAACACCGATTATGGTGGCCGATGAACTAACGACCGTTCCAGAAATTGAAACTGATTTAGTTGATGATAGTAATGCGGCGTCACGTATGTTGCGTGGTTCAGCCTGGATGACAATTGGTAGCTTGGCGTCACGTGTACTAGGGGCCTTATATGTTATTCCATGGGTGGCCATGATTGGAAATGTGTATTTCAATTCTGCCAACTCATTGTATGCACAAGGTTACCAAATTTATAGTGTGGCCTTGTTGATTGCGACGGCTGGGTTGCCAAACGTCTTGGCACGTTTGGTTGCGGAGTATGGCGTTTCACGTCACTATGATGCCGTGCGTCGCATCTTCCGCCAAGCCTTACAGTTTGGTGGTGTGCTAGGAATCGCTGCTGGTGCGATCTTGTACTTGCTAGCCGGTGTTCTCTCGCAAGGAGATCCGAACGTGGTGCCGGTTATCCGTTCACTATCAGCTGCATTGGTGTTGATTCCAACGCTATCAATGTTGCGTGGATACGTGCAAGGATTCGAGTTCATGGGACTGTCGGCTTTGTCACAGTTCGTTGAACAATTGATTCGCGTGGCCTACATGTTGGGGATGACGTACTGGATTATGGTTGGTCATCACGGGACATGGGTCGATGCCACGGTTGAATCAACGTTGGCTGCCTTCTGGGGTGCGCTAGCCGGAATCATCGTCTTGGTATTTGGTATCTGGAAGCGTCGTAAGTTCTTTGCTGAAAAGATGGCGATGAATATTCCAGCGCCAGACTTCAACCCACGCGAAATCATGATTCGCATGGCACGCCAGTCATTGCCAGTTATCTTTGCGGGTTCTGCAATTGCGATTGTGCAAGTGATTGACCAATATACGTTCTTCCACATCATGAAGGCGTTCACGTCAGCAACGCACAATACGATGCAAGCCATGTTTGCGCAATTCGCCTTTAACTCAAACAAGTTGGTTATGTTGGTTGTTTCGCTTGCCGTTGGTATGGCGGAAACGGCCTTGCCAATGTTGGCACGAGCTAAAGAGATTGGTGACCGTGAAAATATTGGTAATCAAATTCAATTCGCGTTCAAGTTGCTAGCGTTTGTGATGGTACCAGCCTCATTGGGGATGGCTGCCGTTGCACATCCGCTATACATTCTGTTCTACAACACGAATGATGCGACGAACGGAACGTTGATTTTGCAATTCGCCAGCTTCACGGCCATCGCCTTGGGATTGTACATGGTTGTCTTGGCCATCTACCAAGGTTTGAATGAGTTGTCATTCACGGTGAAGGTGCTAGGCTTGATTTTGATTTTGAAGTTGGTCTTGCAAGTGCCTTTGACGATTTGGTTGCAAGGTGCCGGACCTTTGATGGCGACGGTATTGGCCTTTGCGGTTGGATTGATTATTTCGGTCCGCCGACTAAGTGTGTTATACGCTATCGACTGGGCGCCATTCAATTTCTCATTGATGGTTATCCTGTTCTGGGGCTTGGTCATGTATGCTGTCGTAGCGCTCTTGACGAACACGTTGACGCTATTCGTGCCGGATACAAAGATGGCCCAATTGATCGTCACGGTTGTTGTTGGTCTGGTTGGTGCTGGTATCTACGGTGTCGCAATGCTTAAGACGCACGTTGGTGAAAGTGTTCTTGGTCAACGTGCAGCAACAATCGCACACAAATTACATTTGAAGTAA
- a CDS encoding APC family permease — MENKVELKRSMGIWSGLSLVIGTVIGSGIFFKQAGVLQTAGSSTLGLLAWVAGGVITLAAGLTIAEIGARLPKTGGLYSYIEELYGPAAGFLTGWMQVVIYAPAVIASIAGYAAFLTANFLGLPTSAATWISVIFLLFIAGLNMLENRVAASFQVITTSIKLIPIAVLIIYGLFFGKVDALGQTVHQVSQSGGGFGMAILATLFAYDGWILLSNIAGELKNPRRDVPRSIVGGLILIVIAYVGVTFGVYHALPAEKVVALQNNATFAVAKAAFGDFGGRALSLAIIISMLGTLNGKMLSFPRMAYAMSLDGLFPKYLSKLTRKTQEPTNAIATVTIMTLVLAIFYTSGVDRLSDIAIFTIWIFYTAAFFGVFMLRRQVKQGKLEEMDTLFKTPLFPITPLVAIFGALFVIGSTVINDFTGAAISIVLVLIGLPVFYYYNKKRS, encoded by the coding sequence ATGGAAAACAAAGTTGAATTAAAACGATCAATGGGAATTTGGTCAGGGTTATCACTCGTTATTGGAACGGTTATCGGTTCTGGAATCTTCTTTAAGCAAGCTGGGGTTTTGCAAACGGCTGGTTCATCAACGCTTGGGCTATTGGCGTGGGTTGCCGGTGGTGTCATCACGTTGGCTGCTGGTTTGACGATTGCTGAAATCGGGGCACGCTTGCCAAAGACAGGTGGGTTGTACAGCTACATCGAAGAGTTGTACGGTCCAGCTGCTGGATTCTTGACGGGATGGATGCAAGTTGTGATTTACGCACCAGCCGTCATTGCCTCAATCGCTGGTTACGCTGCCTTTTTGACGGCTAACTTCTTGGGCTTGCCAACGTCAGCTGCAACTTGGATTTCAGTTATCTTCCTATTGTTCATCGCTGGATTGAACATGTTGGAAAACCGTGTGGCGGCTAGCTTCCAAGTGATTACGACATCAATTAAGTTGATTCCAATCGCTGTGTTGATCATTTACGGTTTGTTCTTCGGTAAGGTTGATGCTTTGGGACAGACGGTTCACCAAGTCTCACAATCAGGTGGTGGCTTCGGAATGGCCATCTTGGCAACGTTGTTTGCTTATGATGGTTGGATTTTGTTGTCAAACATCGCCGGTGAGTTGAAGAACCCCCGTCGTGATGTGCCACGTTCAATTGTTGGTGGTTTGATTTTGATTGTCATCGCCTACGTTGGGGTGACATTTGGTGTTTACCACGCTTTGCCTGCTGAAAAGGTTGTGGCATTGCAAAACAATGCGACATTCGCGGTTGCTAAGGCTGCGTTTGGTGACTTCGGTGGACGTGCCTTGAGTTTGGCCATTATCATTTCAATGTTGGGAACGTTGAACGGTAAGATGTTGTCATTCCCACGTATGGCATACGCAATGTCATTGGATGGCTTGTTCCCTAAGTACTTGTCAAAGTTGACACGCAAGACGCAAGAGCCAACGAACGCCATTGCGACGGTAACGATTATGACGTTGGTTTTGGCAATCTTCTACACGTCAGGTGTTGATCGTTTGTCAGACATTGCCATCTTCACGATTTGGATTTTCTACACGGCTGCGTTCTTCGGAGTCTTCATGTTGCGTCGCCAAGTAAAGCAGGGTAAGTTGGAAGAAATGGACACGTTGTTCAAGACGCCATTGTTCCCAATTACGCCATTGGTTGCGATTTTCGGGGCGTTGTTCGTTATCGGTTCAACGGTTATCAACGACTTTACAGGTGCTGCCATTTCAATCGTATTGGTTTTGATTGGATTGCCAGTATTCTACTACTACAACAAGAAGCGTTCTTAA
- a CDS encoding PLP-dependent aspartate aminotransferase family protein translates to MKFETKVIHGGTQGDPVTGAVTTPIYQTSTYHQKELGGGAKYEYTRGENPTRFALESVMADIENGTDGFAFSSGMAAIHATMSLLKAGDHIVMANDVYGGTFRLVNRIMAELGIKFTAVDTADSDALKAAMTPETKMVYLESPSNPLMHVTDIAEASKIAHEGGAIAVVDNTFASPYNQNPLDLGADVVVHSGTKYLGGHADLLSGFVVVKDAKLAERIKFIQMSIGAVLSPQDSYMVQRSIKTLALRVQRHNENAMALAEFLNNHPKVAKVYFPGLPGTPDHEIAKKQMRGFGGMMSIELQPGLDVKKFVENLDVFLLAESLGGVESLIEVPAVMTHASIPREIRIANGIKDELVRISVGIEDIDDLIADMSKGLDAL, encoded by the coding sequence ATGAAGTTTGAAACGAAGGTTATTCACGGTGGTACGCAAGGAGATCCAGTTACTGGAGCCGTTACCACACCCATTTACCAAACATCAACCTATCACCAAAAGGAGCTAGGTGGTGGCGCTAAGTATGAGTACACGCGCGGTGAGAACCCTACCCGCTTCGCTTTGGAGTCAGTTATGGCTGACATTGAAAACGGAACGGATGGATTTGCCTTTTCATCAGGAATGGCTGCTATCCACGCAACAATGAGCTTGTTGAAGGCCGGCGACCACATCGTCATGGCCAACGACGTTTACGGCGGAACTTTCCGTTTGGTTAACCGCATTATGGCCGAGTTGGGCATTAAGTTTACGGCGGTTGATACGGCTGATAGCGATGCTTTGAAGGCCGCAATGACGCCAGAGACAAAGATGGTTTACTTGGAATCACCTTCTAACCCATTGATGCACGTGACGGATATTGCTGAAGCATCAAAGATTGCCCACGAAGGTGGCGCAATCGCGGTTGTTGATAACACGTTTGCTTCACCATACAACCAAAACCCATTGGACTTGGGCGCTGACGTGGTTGTTCACTCAGGAACGAAGTACTTGGGTGGTCACGCCGACCTATTGTCAGGGTTCGTGGTTGTGAAGGATGCTAAGTTGGCTGAGCGTATTAAGTTCATCCAAATGTCTATTGGTGCCGTCTTGTCACCACAAGATTCATACATGGTGCAACGTTCAATTAAGACGTTGGCTTTGCGTGTCCAACGCCACAACGAAAATGCGATGGCGTTGGCTGAGTTCTTGAACAACCACCCAAAGGTTGCCAAGGTTTACTTCCCTGGTTTGCCAGGTACGCCTGATCACGAGATTGCTAAGAAGCAAATGCGTGGTTTCGGCGGCATGATGTCAATCGAGCTACAACCTGGTTTGGATGTTAAGAAGTTTGTTGAGAACTTGGATGTCTTCTTGTTGGCCGAGTCACTTGGTGGTGTTGAATCATTGATTGAAGTGCCAGCAGTGATGACCCACGCTTCTATCCCACGCGAGATTCGTATTGCTAACGGCATCAAGGATGAGTTGGTTCGTATCTCAGTAGGTATTGAAGATATCGACGATTTGATTGCCGACATGTCAAAGGGCTTGGATGCCTTGTAA